The proteins below come from a single Chryseobacterium bernardetii genomic window:
- a CDS encoding methylmalonyl-CoA mutase family protein yields MSDTATLPNWENLVKKQLKTEDIYPILEKENLEGIEVRPFYTEVKKPMANLPRVEESTHLVARYHESLEEEVFAFLLDQNVENLTEKTIFINNKELAGHITPQDEDQYFSLIDVFNEKNAVIDDQLAKELLAKGFRRSICVDISLHQNAGAAIYQQLGIALAKAKELAEVYGTEIFNKLIFRIAVGGNYFFEMAKLRAFKMVFNQLSKEYGLDEVPYIFAETSLRNKAVSDNENNLIRSTLELASAMIGGADAVFTNNYLVDRSTDNSEEISFKQQIVLAYESIINVFEDAANGSYYVEDITQQIADKSWALFVEIEEAGGYLELLKQGIVQKKIYDHAVKEQQWIEEGKIKLIGVNLYPKLDVKKSVADLYNEKEIKAVRWAEMFE; encoded by the coding sequence ATGTCAGATACAGCTACACTTCCAAATTGGGAAAATTTAGTAAAAAAACAGCTTAAAACAGAAGATATTTACCCTATTCTGGAAAAAGAAAACCTGGAAGGGATAGAAGTAAGGCCATTCTATACAGAAGTTAAGAAACCTATGGCAAACCTTCCGAGAGTTGAAGAAAGTACCCATTTGGTAGCCAGATATCATGAAAGTCTTGAGGAAGAAGTATTTGCTTTTTTACTCGATCAGAATGTGGAAAATCTGACTGAGAAAACCATCTTTATCAACAATAAAGAACTGGCAGGGCATATTACGCCTCAGGATGAAGACCAATATTTTTCCTTAATTGATGTTTTCAATGAAAAGAATGCCGTTATTGACGATCAATTGGCAAAAGAATTATTGGCAAAAGGATTTAGAAGAAGTATTTGTGTAGATATTTCACTTCATCAGAATGCAGGTGCAGCTATCTATCAGCAGTTAGGAATTGCTTTGGCAAAGGCAAAAGAACTGGCAGAGGTATACGGAACTGAAATTTTCAATAAATTAATCTTCAGAATTGCTGTAGGGGGAAACTATTTCTTCGAAATGGCCAAATTAAGAGCCTTTAAAATGGTTTTTAACCAGCTTTCCAAGGAGTATGGTCTGGATGAAGTTCCTTATATCTTTGCAGAAACTTCCCTTAGAAATAAAGCTGTTTCTGACAATGAAAATAACTTAATCCGTTCTACACTGGAGCTGGCTTCAGCCATGATTGGCGGTGCAGATGCCGTTTTTACAAACAACTATCTTGTAGACAGAAGTACGGATAACTCTGAAGAGATATCTTTCAAACAGCAGATTGTATTGGCTTACGAAAGTATCATCAATGTATTTGAAGACGCAGCTAACGGGAGTTACTATGTTGAAGATATCACACAGCAGATTGCAGACAAATCATGGGCATTATTTGTTGAAATAGAAGAAGCAGGAGGCTATCTTGAACTTTTAAAACAAGGAATTGTTCAGAAAAAGATCTATGATCATGCTGTTAAAGAACAGCAATGGATCGAAGAAGGAAAAATAAAGCTGATAGGAGTGAATTTATACCCTAAATTAGACGTTAAAAAGTCTGTTGCTGATCTTTACAACGAAAAAGAAATAAAGGCGGTTCGCTGGGCTGAAATGTTTGAGTAA
- a CDS encoding dipeptidase, with protein MQETLNYINENKQRFVDELFELLRIPSISADPAYKDDVLKCADVCAEHLKNAGADHVEICETKGYPIVFGEKIIDTNLPTVLVYGHYDVQPADPLELWRKPPFEPYIEKTELHPDGAIFARGAADDKGQFFMHLKAFEAMMRTNTLPCNVKFILEGEEEVGSVSLGDFVNENKEKLSCDCILISDTHIYSNEQPTVTTGLRGLSYVEVEVEGPNRDLHSGLYGGAVPNPIHVLSRMIANLIDEDGHITIDGFYDNVEIVSDADRTEMNKLKDNPEEFKKSIGLSNIEGEKGYTTLERASIRPTLDCNGIWGGYTGEGAKTVIPSKAFAKISMRLVPYQTPEEITEKFTKYFEKIAPDTVKVKVTPHHGGMPYVLQSDTKEFLAAKKAMETAFGKEVLPYRSGGSIPITAMFEKVLGAKSVLMGFGLDSDAIHSPNEHYGLFNFYKGIESIPLFFENYSK; from the coding sequence ATGCAAGAGACATTAAATTACATCAACGAAAACAAGCAGCGTTTCGTGGATGAATTATTTGAGTTATTGAGAATTCCTTCTATTTCTGCAGATCCGGCGTATAAAGATGATGTATTGAAGTGTGCAGATGTATGTGCAGAACACCTTAAAAATGCAGGAGCAGACCATGTTGAAATATGTGAAACTAAAGGTTACCCTATCGTTTTCGGAGAAAAAATTATAGACACTAACCTGCCAACGGTATTGGTTTACGGGCACTATGACGTACAGCCGGCAGATCCATTGGAATTATGGAGAAAACCTCCTTTTGAACCTTATATTGAGAAAACAGAGCTTCACCCGGATGGAGCTATCTTCGCAAGAGGAGCTGCAGATGATAAAGGACAGTTCTTCATGCACCTGAAAGCGTTTGAAGCGATGATGAGAACCAATACACTTCCCTGCAACGTTAAATTTATCCTGGAAGGAGAAGAAGAAGTAGGATCTGTAAGCTTAGGAGACTTTGTGAATGAAAACAAAGAAAAATTATCCTGCGATTGTATTCTGATTTCAGACACACACATCTATAGCAACGAACAACCAACTGTTACAACAGGTTTAAGAGGATTAAGCTATGTGGAAGTAGAAGTGGAAGGACCCAACAGAGACCTGCATTCAGGACTTTATGGTGGAGCTGTCCCAAACCCGATTCACGTATTGTCAAGAATGATTGCGAACCTTATTGATGAGGACGGGCATATCACTATTGACGGGTTCTATGATAATGTTGAGATCGTTTCTGATGCAGACAGAACAGAAATGAATAAACTGAAGGATAATCCTGAAGAATTCAAAAAGTCAATCGGATTGAGTAATATTGAAGGGGAAAAAGGATATACAACCTTAGAAAGAGCTTCTATCCGTCCTACTTTAGACTGTAATGGTATTTGGGGAGGATATACAGGCGAAGGCGCTAAAACGGTAATTCCTTCCAAGGCTTTTGCTAAAATTTCAATGCGTTTGGTTCCTTATCAGACCCCTGAAGAAATAACAGAAAAATTCACAAAATATTTCGAAAAAATTGCTCCGGATACAGTAAAAGTGAAAGTAACTCCTCACCACGGAGGAATGCCTTACGTATTACAAAGCGATACCAAGGAATTCTTAGCGGCTAAAAAAGCAATGGAAACCGCATTTGGTAAAGAAGTATTACCGTACAGAAGCGGGGGAAGTATTCCGATTACAGCCATGTTTGAGAAGGTTTTAGGAGCTAAATCAGTACTGATGGGATTCGGATTGGATTCTGATGCCATCCACTCTCCAAATGAGCACTACGGATTATTTAATTTCTATAAAGGAATTGAAAGTATTCCGTTGTTTTTTGAAAACTATTCAAAATAA
- a CDS encoding SDR family oxidoreductase, producing the protein MSENKTAYITGGTKGIGFGIAKILLENGISVAFSGRKREDVMKAEEALKQYSDNVLGIVSDVRSLESEAEAVKNTIEKFGRLDYVIGNAGLGIFKPVDELTAQEWNDMIETNLTGVFYTLKASVEELKKTEGYYITISSLAGANFFENGTGYNASKFGVVGFTQAAMIDLRKYNIKSTVIMPGSVATYFNGNIPSEKDSWKIQPEDMGNLILDILKMNPRVLPSKIEFRATKPAK; encoded by the coding sequence ATGTCAGAAAATAAAACAGCATATATAACAGGTGGAACCAAGGGAATAGGTTTCGGGATTGCAAAAATTTTGCTTGAAAATGGAATTTCAGTAGCATTTTCAGGAAGAAAAAGAGAAGACGTTATGAAAGCGGAAGAAGCACTTAAACAGTATTCTGATAACGTCCTGGGAATTGTTTCTGATGTGAGAAGCCTGGAAAGTGAAGCAGAAGCAGTAAAAAATACCATTGAAAAATTTGGTAGGCTGGATTATGTGATTGGCAATGCAGGATTGGGAATATTTAAGCCCGTAGATGAGTTGACTGCCCAGGAGTGGAATGATATGATAGAAACTAATCTGACCGGTGTTTTTTATACCTTAAAAGCTTCAGTAGAGGAACTGAAGAAGACAGAAGGATATTATATTACCATTTCAAGTCTGGCGGGAGCTAATTTCTTTGAAAACGGAACCGGTTACAATGCTTCAAAATTCGGTGTTGTAGGATTTACACAGGCCGCTATGATTGATTTGAGAAAATATAATATCAAGTCTACCGTAATTATGCCGGGATCTGTTGCCACTTATTTTAACGGAAATATACCTTCTGAAAAAGACAGCTGGAAGATTCAGCCGGAAGATATGGGGAACCTGATCTTGGATATTTTAAAGATGAACCCGAGGGTTTTACCTAGTAAAATAGAGTTTAGAGCAACAAAACCAGCGAAATAA
- a CDS encoding hemolysin family protein produces the protein MDSDIVRLLLALFLVLLNGFFVAAEFSIVKVRYSQIQLKAAEGDSMAKQAEHIIKHLDEYLSATQLGITLASLALGWVGESALHHIVENIFHSFNVNMSEASITSVALIISFVLITIMHIVFGELIPKSIAIRKSEATTMATAVPLRVFYTIFKPFIWLMNSMSNGFLRLVKIHPASEQEIHSTEELQLLVKQSADSGEIEEENYEIIKNAFDFTDHSAKQIMVPRQNITSIDFEEDINEIINKIMDSGYSRIPVYIDSIDNVIGIFYTKEIIREYVKRKGALDHEDLKDLMRDAFFVVESKKVSDLLKIFQQKKQHLAIVIDEFGGTEGIITLEDILEELVGEIQDEEDEEEKIVDKIADNTYWVQATQPLDEINEFLPKRLPLSEDSEYNSLAGFILYELEDIPEENQEFDLDDYHFKILKMNNKSVELVELIYQEPNAIDNLAEKIGEV, from the coding sequence ATGGACTCGGACATAGTCAGGCTTTTGCTGGCCTTATTTCTTGTTTTACTAAATGGCTTCTTCGTAGCCGCAGAATTTTCAATTGTTAAAGTTCGTTACTCTCAAATCCAATTAAAAGCCGCAGAAGGGGATTCTATGGCAAAACAGGCAGAACATATCATCAAGCATTTGGATGAATATCTTTCTGCTACACAGTTAGGTATTACATTGGCTTCCCTTGCCTTGGGTTGGGTAGGAGAGAGCGCCCTACACCATATTGTTGAAAATATTTTCCACTCATTCAATGTGAACATGAGTGAAGCTTCCATTACTTCGGTAGCATTAATAATCAGTTTTGTATTAATTACCATTATGCACATTGTATTTGGTGAGCTTATCCCAAAATCTATCGCGATCAGAAAATCTGAAGCCACTACAATGGCAACAGCTGTTCCGTTGAGAGTTTTTTACACGATTTTTAAACCGTTTATCTGGTTGATGAACTCTATGTCAAACGGTTTCCTTAGGCTGGTTAAAATTCACCCTGCTTCAGAACAGGAAATCCATTCTACTGAAGAACTGCAGCTTTTAGTAAAGCAAAGTGCAGACAGTGGTGAGATTGAAGAAGAGAACTATGAGATCATTAAAAATGCATTTGATTTTACAGATCACTCTGCAAAACAGATCATGGTTCCAAGACAGAATATTACTTCCATTGATTTTGAAGAAGATATTAATGAAATTATCAATAAAATTATGGACAGCGGGTATTCCCGTATTCCTGTTTATATTGATTCTATTGACAATGTGATCGGTATTTTCTATACGAAAGAGATTATAAGAGAATACGTGAAGAGAAAAGGAGCTTTAGATCATGAAGACCTTAAAGATCTTATGCGTGATGCCTTTTTCGTAGTGGAAAGCAAGAAAGTTTCAGATTTATTGAAGATTTTCCAGCAGAAAAAACAGCACCTTGCCATCGTTATTGATGAATTTGGAGGAACAGAGGGAATTATTACCCTTGAAGATATTCTGGAAGAGCTTGTAGGAGAAATTCAGGATGAAGAAGACGAAGAAGAAAAAATTGTTGATAAAATTGCAGACAATACCTATTGGGTACAGGCCACGCAGCCTCTGGATGAGATCAATGAATTTTTACCTAAAAGGCTTCCTCTTTCTGAAGACAGTGAATACAACTCATTAGCAGGATTTATTCTTTATGAATTGGAAGATATCCCTGAAGAAAATCAGGAATTTGATCTGGATGACTATCATTTCAAAATTCTGAAGATGAACAATAAGAGTGTGGAACTGGTGGAACTGATATATCAGGAACCCAATGCTATTGATAATTTAGCAGAAAAAATTGGTGAAGTTTAA
- the atpG gene encoding ATP synthase F1 subunit gamma, with translation MANLKEIRGRITSISSTMQITRAMKMVSAAKLKKAQDAIVMLRPYSEKLQELIQNVNSSSDPDQVSVYAQKREVKRILFIAVTSNRGLAGAFNSSIVKELNQQFQNNSRYEIEVLPVGKKVYDAVRKSRTVYTNGSSVYDNLNFDVVANITEGVMTSFKEGKFDEVYVIYNKFVNAATQEVTTEQLLPISMPETTEPQVETDYIFEPNRAEILDNLIPKSIKTQVFKAILDSVASEHGARMTAMHKATDNAQALKNDLVIFYNKARQAAITNEILEIVSGAEALKNS, from the coding sequence ATGGCAAACTTAAAAGAAATACGAGGCAGAATTACGTCAATTTCATCTACGATGCAGATTACACGTGCTATGAAAATGGTTTCCGCTGCGAAACTTAAAAAAGCACAGGATGCAATCGTAATGTTAAGACCTTATTCTGAAAAATTACAGGAGCTTATCCAGAATGTAAATTCTAGCTCTGATCCTGACCAGGTTTCTGTATATGCTCAGAAAAGAGAGGTTAAAAGAATACTTTTCATCGCTGTTACTTCAAACAGAGGTCTTGCAGGAGCTTTTAACTCTTCAATCGTAAAAGAGCTTAACCAGCAGTTCCAGAACAATTCTAGATATGAGATTGAAGTACTTCCTGTAGGTAAAAAAGTATATGATGCAGTAAGAAAGAGCCGTACAGTATATACTAATGGAAGTTCTGTTTATGATAATTTGAATTTTGATGTAGTTGCTAACATTACAGAAGGTGTAATGACTAGCTTCAAAGAAGGTAAGTTTGACGAAGTTTATGTTATTTATAACAAATTCGTTAATGCAGCTACTCAAGAAGTAACTACAGAACAGCTTCTTCCCATCTCAATGCCTGAAACTACTGAACCACAGGTAGAAACAGATTATATCTTTGAACCTAATAGAGCTGAAATCCTTGATAATTTGATTCCAAAATCAATTAAAACTCAGGTTTTCAAAGCGATCTTAGATTCAGTAGCATCTGAGCATGGAGCGAGAATGACAGCAATGCACAAAGCAACAGATAACGCGCAGGCTTTAAAGAACGATCTTGTGATCTTCTACAACAAAGCAAGACAGGCAGCAATTACCAACGAAATCCTGGAAATTGTTTCCGGAGCGGAAGCTTTGAAAAATTCGTAA
- a CDS encoding FtsB family cell division protein, whose amino-acid sequence MEENNLIKDIQPKSETFKLIQKYVLNKYTITICLFLVWMIFFDKTSFLVINELNGEIHKYEEQLEYYKKEYEKNDAFYKKLMNNKSEKEKYARENYFMKKPNEEIFILVVDSTKVAKK is encoded by the coding sequence ATGGAAGAAAATAACCTTATCAAAGACATTCAGCCGAAATCTGAAACATTCAAACTTATCCAGAAATATGTGTTGAATAAGTATACCATTACGATCTGCCTGTTTTTGGTATGGATGATTTTCTTCGATAAAACTTCATTTCTTGTAATTAATGAACTGAACGGTGAGATTCATAAATATGAAGAGCAACTGGAGTATTACAAAAAAGAATATGAAAAAAATGATGCTTTTTATAAAAAACTGATGAACAACAAATCAGAAAAAGAAAAGTACGCAAGAGAAAACTATTTTATGAAGAAACCGAATGAAGAAATCTTCATCCTGGTAGTAGACAGTACAAAAGTCGCTAAAAAATAA
- a CDS encoding class I SAM-dependent methyltransferase codes for MVKLINKEIQKYINANLNTDLHALLLKKSPFPEVSMQEIVQQIKGKQVAEKKFPFLLKEGIVFPPQLNLEQSSSEKTALYKSEILSGNTFIDLTSGFGIDAYYLSQNFDDITLIEQNTELLEIVEHNWNILGRRAKFINRKLEDFLAENKENFDVIYLDPARRDQNKNKVFLLEDLSPNILEIQKKLQSISSLVVIKLSPLIDLKYLISVLPGISRIDIIAVKNDVKEVVVFLSNENTGKMICNCVNLESGESAFSFIFGEEENAQSEYSEPEKFIYIPNNSILKAGIFNLISEKCRIKKLHPNTHIYTSSEKIDDFPGRVFEMETVDSKKIKKKEQYNIISKNYPLKPEEIKKKYGLKDGGNDYLIFTQSKKGKIILKSV; via the coding sequence GTGGTTAAATTAATAAACAAGGAAATCCAAAAATACATCAATGCAAATCTGAATACAGATTTACACGCATTACTGCTGAAAAAATCTCCTTTTCCTGAAGTATCGATGCAGGAAATAGTGCAGCAGATCAAAGGAAAGCAGGTTGCGGAAAAAAAGTTTCCTTTCTTATTGAAAGAGGGAATTGTTTTTCCACCGCAGCTTAATCTGGAACAGTCTTCATCAGAAAAAACGGCTCTTTATAAATCTGAAATTTTAAGTGGAAATACATTCATAGACCTTACAAGCGGTTTTGGTATTGATGCCTATTATCTGTCTCAAAACTTTGACGATATTACTTTAATAGAGCAGAATACAGAACTTCTGGAAATTGTTGAACATAATTGGAATATTTTGGGCCGTCGCGCAAAATTTATCAACAGAAAACTAGAGGACTTCCTAGCTGAAAACAAAGAAAATTTTGATGTTATTTATCTGGATCCGGCAAGAAGGGACCAGAATAAAAATAAAGTCTTTCTTTTAGAAGATCTTTCCCCGAATATCCTTGAAATCCAGAAGAAATTACAGTCTATTTCCAGTCTGGTAGTCATTAAGCTCTCACCACTGATTGATCTTAAATATCTTATTTCAGTGTTGCCGGGTATTTCACGGATTGATATTATTGCGGTGAAAAACGATGTGAAAGAAGTTGTTGTTTTCCTTTCCAATGAAAATACTGGGAAGATGATCTGCAACTGTGTAAACCTTGAAAGCGGAGAATCTGCCTTTAGCTTCATATTTGGGGAAGAAGAAAATGCCCAATCGGAGTATTCCGAACCTGAAAAATTCATTTATATTCCCAATAATTCAATTTTGAAAGCGGGAATTTTCAATTTAATTTCTGAAAAGTGCAGAATTAAAAAGTTGCATCCTAATACTCATATTTATACCTCTTCTGAAAAGATTGATGATTTTCCGGGAAGAGTTTTTGAAATGGAAACCGTTGATTCTAAAAAGATTAAAAAGAAAGAGCAATACAATATTATTTCAAAGAATTATCCCTTAAAACCCGAAGAAATTAAAAAGAAATACGGATTGAAAGATGGCGGAAATGACTATCTTATTTTTACACAGTCCAAAAAAGGGAAAATTATTTTAAAATCAGTATAA
- a CDS encoding ATP-dependent Clp protease adaptor ClpS — MNFYNTIKDYEDPKRQYEEEVLVLDDTDEVYKLVLHNDDIHTFDYVIDCLIEICKHTLEQAEQCTILVHYKGKCTVKTGSLDLLKPMHEKLLSRELTSEIV, encoded by the coding sequence ATGAATTTTTATAATACGATTAAAGATTACGAAGATCCGAAACGTCAGTATGAAGAAGAAGTTCTTGTATTGGATGATACGGATGAAGTTTACAAACTGGTGCTGCATAATGATGATATCCATACTTTCGATTATGTAATTGATTGCCTGATCGAAATATGCAAGCACACATTAGAACAGGCAGAACAGTGTACAATACTTGTTCATTATAAAGGCAAATGTACCGTAAAAACGGGCTCACTGGATCTTTTGAAGCCTATGCACGAAAAATTACTTTCACGCGAATTAACAAGTGAAATCGTATAA
- the udk gene encoding uridine kinase gives MLVIGIAGGTGSGKTTVVDKILQQLDIEGMNILSQDNYYHDNQGLTLTEREALNYDHPKSIDFDLLIKHVKALKNNEPIEQPIYSFVTHSRTGDHVTVEPKNVLVVEGILVLTNKELLKEFDLKVFVHADSDERLIRRIRRDTQERGRDLSEVLHRYQTTLKPMHQEFIEPSKNEADLIIPNMKQNSVAIDFLTTVIKNSLRKH, from the coding sequence ATGCTTGTAATAGGAATTGCCGGTGGGACAGGATCCGGCAAAACTACAGTTGTTGATAAGATACTTCAGCAGCTTGATATCGAAGGAATGAATATCCTTTCTCAGGATAATTATTATCACGACAACCAGGGGCTTACACTCACAGAAAGAGAGGCTTTAAATTATGACCACCCGAAGTCGATAGATTTTGATTTACTGATAAAACACGTAAAAGCTTTAAAGAATAATGAGCCGATAGAACAGCCGATTTATAGCTTTGTAACCCATTCCAGAACAGGAGATCATGTTACTGTAGAACCTAAGAACGTATTGGTTGTAGAAGGAATTTTGGTTCTTACCAATAAAGAATTACTGAAAGAATTTGACCTGAAAGTATTTGTTCATGCAGATTCTGATGAAAGGCTGATCAGGAGGATCAGGAGAGATACCCAGGAAAGAGGCAGAGATCTGAGCGAAGTACTACACCGTTATCAGACCACTTTAAAACCAATGCACCAGGAATTCATTGAGCCATCTAAAAATGAGGCGGATCTTATTATTCCTAATATGAAACAGAATTCCGTAGCGATTGATTTTTTAACTACTGTTATTAAAAACTCGTTGAGAAAACATTAA
- a CDS encoding electron transfer flavoprotein subunit beta/FixA family protein, with protein MKILVCISSVPDTTSKINFTADKSAFDKNGIQWVINPLDEFALTKAVKLQESQGATVTVINVGDAATEPVIRKALAIGANDAVRVNLDPKDSYSTAKEIAAVAQNGGYDLILCGKESIDYNGGSVPGMVAQLLNQPFVNASVGLDVNGSEATAVREIEGGKETISVKLPAIIAGQKGLVDEKDLIIPNMRGIMSARTKPLQVVEPTSSEVKVQGVSYDSVPPRAAVKMVSPDNLDELVRLLHEEAKVI; from the coding sequence ATGAAAATATTAGTTTGCATTAGTAGTGTTCCGGATACTACTTCGAAAATTAACTTTACAGCAGATAAATCTGCTTTCGACAAAAACGGAATTCAGTGGGTAATTAATCCGCTTGATGAATTTGCGTTGACAAAAGCGGTTAAACTTCAGGAATCTCAGGGAGCAACAGTAACAGTAATCAATGTAGGTGATGCTGCTACTGAACCAGTAATCAGAAAAGCTTTGGCAATTGGAGCTAATGATGCAGTAAGAGTAAACCTTGATCCAAAAGACAGCTACTCAACAGCAAAAGAAATTGCTGCTGTAGCTCAAAACGGAGGATATGATCTGATCCTTTGCGGAAAAGAATCTATTGATTATAATGGTGGTTCAGTACCAGGAATGGTCGCTCAGTTATTGAACCAGCCTTTCGTAAACGCATCAGTAGGATTAGACGTAAACGGAAGCGAAGCAACTGCAGTAAGAGAAATTGAAGGGGGAAAAGAAACTATTTCTGTTAAATTACCAGCAATTATTGCAGGTCAGAAAGGATTGGTAGACGAAAAAGACCTTATCATTCCAAATATGAGAGGAATTATGTCTGCAAGAACAAAACCTTTGCAGGTAGTAGAACCAACCTCTTCAGAAGTTAAAGTTCAGGGAGTATCTTATGACAGTGTTCCTCCAAGAGCTGCTGTGAAAATGGTTTCTCCGGACAATCTGGATGAATTGGTAAGATTACTTCATGAAGAAGCTAAAGTGATCTAA
- a CDS encoding T9SS type A sorting domain-containing protein yields the protein MKKIYSIACSLLAMFCFAQQAVSFEDNEGFIAGNIHGQGAWISTPTGGNPENVIHQTISTDNATDGSSALKIVRESVYGVQTEPVIGGFYNLAVPLFSNHFSVSFDINMSQLNGSVFGFQGVNNINEQTIIRVDFDKTGIINILSKISGVQSIISTSGLWLPGTWYRFKVVGTAMDIRYYLNDTLIYAEAVNGPLAMDQLRFVHNNGLGIAYFDNIKINNELLLSVKEAKANAETFTVYPNPVEDILYIKSKEKADKIEIYDTSGRKMSADLNENQVNVKNLDAGSYIIKIVTKVGKTTGKFIKK from the coding sequence ATGAAAAAAATCTACTCAATCGCATGTTCTTTGTTAGCTATGTTTTGCTTTGCCCAACAGGCAGTGTCATTTGAAGATAACGAAGGGTTTATAGCCGGAAATATTCACGGGCAGGGAGCCTGGATAAGCACTCCAACAGGAGGAAATCCAGAAAATGTCATCCATCAGACTATTAGTACAGATAATGCCACCGATGGCAGCAGTGCTCTTAAGATTGTCAGGGAATCAGTTTATGGGGTTCAGACAGAGCCTGTTATCGGAGGATTTTACAACCTGGCGGTCCCTCTGTTCAGCAACCATTTTTCTGTTTCATTTGATATTAATATGTCTCAGCTTAATGGTTCCGTATTTGGATTTCAGGGAGTAAATAATATCAATGAACAAACTATTATAAGAGTAGATTTTGATAAAACAGGAATTATAAATATTTTAAGCAAAATTTCAGGTGTACAGAGTATAATTTCTACCTCTGGACTTTGGCTCCCTGGGACATGGTACAGATTTAAAGTGGTAGGTACAGCTATGGATATAAGGTATTATCTTAATGATACTTTAATTTATGCAGAAGCTGTTAATGGCCCTCTTGCAATGGATCAACTGAGGTTTGTTCATAATAATGGGCTGGGCATCGCTTATTTTGATAATATCAAGATCAATAATGAACTGCTGCTCTCTGTAAAAGAAGCAAAGGCAAATGCTGAAACATTCACTGTATATCCTAACCCTGTAGAAGATATTCTTTATATTAAATCCAAAGAAAAAGCAGATAAAATTGAAATATATGATACCAGCGGAAGAAAAATGTCTGCAGATTTAAATGAAAATCAGGTAAACGTTAAAAACCTTGATGCGGGAAGTTATATTATTAAGATTGTAACAAAAGTGGGTAAAACTACGGGGAAGTTTATCAAAAAATAA
- a CDS encoding DinB family protein — MKEKLIDLFEYTYHFNAEMIKVIAESRALVDDKTISLINHTLNAQQIWNARILGETTFEVWQINPFESLVEINHTNFLKSIDIIRNFDPDQKIEYQNSRGTKFENTIFEMLFHAVNHSTYHRGQINSLLKQSGLTPLLTDYIFYKR; from the coding sequence ATGAAAGAAAAACTGATCGATTTATTTGAATACACCTATCATTTCAATGCTGAGATGATTAAAGTTATTGCTGAGAGCAGAGCGCTTGTAGATGATAAAACAATCAGTCTGATTAATCATACTCTTAATGCACAACAGATCTGGAATGCCAGGATACTGGGAGAAACTACGTTTGAAGTCTGGCAGATCAATCCTTTTGAATCTCTGGTGGAAATCAATCATACTAATTTTCTTAAAAGTATAGATATTATCAGGAATTTTGATCCGGATCAAAAAATAGAATATCAGAATTCAAGAGGAACAAAGTTTGAAAACACTATTTTTGAAATGCTTTTTCATGCAGTCAACCATTCTACTTATCACAGAGGGCAAATTAATTCTTTGCTTAAGCAGAGCGGCTTGACCCCGCTATTGACGGATTACATTTTCTATAAGAGATAA